The following are from one region of the Quercus robur chromosome 1, dhQueRobu3.1, whole genome shotgun sequence genome:
- the LOC126732316 gene encoding UDP-galactose/UDP-glucose transporter 5: protein MAEPAAEAASVLSSSSSSWKERKFGKAIFAILGIMLTLVTYGVLQEKIMRVPYGVNKEYFKYSLFLVFCNRITTSAVSACALLASKKALDPVAPVYKYCLVSVSNILTTTCQYEALKYVSFPVQTLAKCAKMIPVMVWGTLIMQKTYKGRDYLLAFLVTLGCSVFILYPAEADISPYSKGRENTVWGVSLMLGYLGFDGFTSTFQDKLFKGYHMEIHNQIFYTTSCSCIISLTGLLLQGHLLPAIDFVYRHHDCFFDIVLLSTVATASQFFISYTIRNFGALTFATIMTTRQLVSIMLSCIWFVHPLSWEQWIGAVIVFGTLYAKTFLKNPPQKPSLPEPTGNGATSPVKQNPV from the exons ATGGCGGAACCAGCAGCAGAAGCAGCATCGGTTCtaagtagtagtagtagttcTTGGAAAGAACGCAAGTTTGGGAAAGCTATTTTCGCTATCCTTGGAATCATGCTCACCCTCGTCACCTATGGTGTTCTacag GAAAAGATCATGAGAGTACCATATGGGGTGAACaaagaatattttaaatattcattgtttcttgttttctgcAACCGAATAACAACATCTGCTGTCTCTGCGTGTGCTTTACTG GCAAGTAAAAAAGCCTTGGACCCAGTGGCTCCAGTTTACAAGTACTGCCTTGTATCAGTATCAAACATACTAACCACCACATGTCAGTATGAG GCCCTCAAATATGTCAGTTTTCCTGTTCAGACGCTTGCTAAGTGTGCCAAAATGATTCCTGTTATG GTTTGGGGCACTCTTATTATGCAGAAAACATACAAGGGACGTGACTATTTGTTGGCTTTTCTAGTGACCCTGGGTTGTTCAGTATTTATTCTATATCCG GCAGAAGCTGACATTAGTCCATACAGTAAAGGAAGGGAAAACACTGTTTGGGGCGTCTCCCTAATGCTTGGTTATCTTGG GTTTGATGGCTTTACAAGCACATTCCAAGATAAACTTTTTAAAGGCTACCATATGGAAATACACAACCAAATATTCTACACAACATCGTGTTCTTGTATTATTAGCTTGACAG GTCTTTTATTACAAGGGCATCTACTTCCAGCAATAGATTTTGTTTATAGGCATCATGATTGCTTCTTTGACATTGTATTGCTTTCGACG GTAGCGACAGCAAgtcaatttttcatttcttacaCTATTCGCAATTTTGGCGCCCTTACGTTTGCCACCATAATGACCACAAGACAG TTGGTTAGCATCATGCTGTCGTGTATATGGTTTGTCCATCCCCTAAGCTGGGAACAGTGGATTGGAGCT GTTATTGTCTTTGGTACCCTTTATGCAAAAACCTTCTTGAAAAATCCACCACAAAAACCTTCACTTCCAGAACCTACAGGAAATGGAGCTACTAGTCCTGTGAAGCAGAATCCTGTATGA